The window ACAGTTGCACACAAATATAAAGAAGATGCGCATGGTCTGAATTTCTCTGGTTTTTGTTTATCTATTATGAATGGAATACGGTGTGTTTTTTGGAATACTGTGTTGTCAGTCTGTAAACTCTCAGTGCTTTTGAATCTCAATTTACATTGATGTAGCGTGCCCCAAGATTGGTAAATTTCTTTGACCTGTGTACAATGGGGTACAACCCCGCTGGAATCATTATTATTTTTAATTATATATAAAAGAGTTCAAGTACAACAGGATTATACATTGTACAGCCTAGATTATAAGAAACTAGACAAAAGGGATGTGCTACAGAATGGTGAACCAATTATAGGAAGCtagtaagtactccctccatcccataatataagaacataatATATGAATTTTTTGCATTACATGAATGGAGTAGCATATTGTTTTATTCCATCAGCCACAGTTTGTAGTTCATTCTTGTATATATATTTACTCCCACTTGTGAAAAAAACTGCATTAATTACCCCCTCTAAAAATCTTGTTATTTTCCTGTTTTGGCAAATAAGATATCAACACCTACTGCAAATAATCCAAAAAAAACACTCTCTACATAGACCAGCATAAGAGGCTAGGTGTAGTTCATCTTTTCATGCCATAGATCAGCAATAGAacagaagagggttcctgcgaagaagCACAAGAACACAGCAATAACAATCTGTGGCATGGAATTCATGAAGAGCTTGCAATTTAGAAAATCTGGAAACTGGCAAACAGTGTATTACAAGACCGGGGACATGACACAATTGATACATCGTTGAAGCCCACACGCAACTGGAAATGTCTATGAAAATAGCTCGCATAGTCCACATATCATATTCTTCAGTGCATACCGCACCCTTCAGTTGCAGAGTCAGTTTCCACCATCGATCACTTGATTACAGCCCATTTGGATGGCTGTGCTTATGGCATAAAAGATACCCAAAACCTCCGAATGAAACGCATCCGAGACTTGCTCCAGAATTGTTGTTCCTTTCAGGAAGCGCCGTCCGTATTGATTTTCAAAATTTCCGGTGGAGGCCTGGACCATCTTTCCTTTTGCTGCTGCTTTTGCCTACCCCACCACCATTTGCTCAACCTTAAAGAGATGCATAAAAAGAAAATCAATAGTATGACATATTTCATCAGAAGATCTAATAAAACGTCCTACATTTGCTCTATTCCTTTCATGCCACCTAcgccaaagaaaagaaagcaagATTTAAGCTTTCTTTCCTCGTTGAGGCTCAGGATTTTCCCCATACAACTCAAAACATCTACACATGACAGAACTGTAATCTAACATGCTCCCAACTGGGCTTTCTTTGCCGTTTCCTGTTTTTCAGGGTGTCATTAATTTAACCTTCTTACACTTAATGAAGCAATGTCCGCTATCCTCATCCAAATGAAAGCAAACAGGACAGCGAGTGCCTACATGCATCCCTCCGTGTTGAAGCTTCATGCGCATGGGTAAACTGTCTGTAGACAGGTGCCATAAAAAGTGAAGAATCTTGTTTGGAAGGGGAAGCGACCACAACTTTGGCCAATTAAAACCACATGCTTCTTCATCTGTATTTGAGGAGAAAGTTAGTCCTGAAATGGATTCTCAAGCTGCAACATCCACAACAACTCTATATGCATATTTGACTGAAAATATACCTTTTGTTATACCATAATCACCACCTATGATTGTGCCACGTGTATTTATCCACCACATAGCCCAAATCTCTCAATCCACAGTCTGCTAGAGCCGCTCTAAAACTTTCCATTTGACTCAGCAACAACCAGAACAACTCTTTATGCAGATTTGACTGAGCATATACCTTCTTCTCATGATTATACATGATCTTGTTAAAAGTCGCCAGCGCACAACCATGAGAGGTTAAGCTGCTGACTGAGGATGTGCAATAAGTTACAAGTTATCCTCCTTTTAGCACTAACAGGATCTCCATAAATGCCCTTGAAATGCCATTTGAAACGATCTTTTTCCACTAGTTTAGCATCAATGTGATACCTAGAGTAGTTGTGAAGTTCCAGCTTAACTTCTTTCTTCTGTATCAACGCCACTCCTCTACTCTTTCCTTCACAATCTCTAACCATCATGTTCCCCATTCCTAGCATCCACTTGAACTTCTCCATCCTCCTCTTAtcgagttcagtttcagataagaggaTGTTGGGGTCAACCTGCTCCTGGAGATCCAAAAGACCTCTCACTGCCGGGCCATTCCCCAATCCCCGGCAGTTCCACACTAGGATTCTCATTTGGACTCGCCAGGCTGTCCCAGCAGCCCGGCGTTGAGCATTTCTGATTTAgcattttcttctttttcttcacccCCATCAGTTTCCATCTTCGCCTTGTTCGCTACTGCTATCACCTCATCGACATTCATTATATGAGCCCTCCTCTTCTTTGATTCTGTCAAAATATTTGATTGATTTTGCTGGATTCCTTTCTTCCTCTTCAAAGTACCTTGCTTCAAACTTTTTACAGCCTTATAAACTTTATCTTCTACTTTGTTCTGGACCCCTTGATCGTCGTCTGTGCCCGGTACATCTTTCCGCCAAGACGGCCCATCGCTACCCTGTTTACTGCTTATACTGCTACTTGGCCAGAATTTTGCTTTGTCCTTTGAGCGTCTGGTCCTCTCTTCACCTGAGGCCCCCTTGTTGATAACAACTGTCCTTAGCCATGGCCCAAACTGCCGGGCCCCGTTCTTGTGGATCCAGTCGGACATGACTTCTCTGTATGCCCAAGAATTCCACAGCCATAGCAGAAGTCAGGGATATTCTCGTATGTGAAGGCGAcaatcttctcctcctccttttcaTCGTCCCCAAGCGCCATCATATCGTCTTCATCATCATGAATAAAGCATGTTACAAACCTCATAATCGGCATGGTGATGTCCATTCTCACTTTGATCCGCATGAACAACGCCCCCGTCGAGTCGGCATTCGCGCCTGTATCCACCTCGAGAACCTTCCCAACCTGCTCACCAACCAGCTCCCCGGTCTCCCTGCCCATCGACCCGGCCGGGACGCCGTACGCCCTGACCCAGACAGGCACCGTGTCGAACCTGAGCTCGTCCACGGTGGTGGCTCCGGGCGCAAAATCCTCCATCACCAACAGATGACCGGCGAAGCTCCAGGGCCCGGCATCCAGAGCCTTCTCCTTGTCGGCCTCGTGGCGGAAGGTGAAGAGGAACCGATTCCGGCCGAGGTCTTCGCATTTGACCCCGAAGGAGGGGCTCCAGACCGCCCCCAGAGACGTCCCCACATGCTGCGCTATGGCCGGCTTCTCCGAGAGCAGCTTGCCCACCGCCTGGATCTTGCCGCCGCTCGCCTGCGGGGAGGGgcatggctgctgctgctgctgcttgccggTGATCCTGAcccccttcttctcggcctcggagagCTGCAGGCTGCCGAGCTTCCCCCGCAGAGGTGCTGCCCTCGAGGCCCCcattgcggcggccggagcttagtGGTGGCTGCCGATCCGGAGCAGTGCTGCTACGAATCCGCCGCCGCCGGCACGCACCGGAAGCTGGGATTTTGGTGGTTCCTCACTCGATCCCTCATCCCTAACCCTAGATTTGGATTTCGGATGGAGCGCTGGAACTTGAACACGGGTTGAGACTTGTGTGAGACCGATGAGAGGGAATTTTTTTTTTCTCTTCAGAAAATGGAATGGGTGGCTTCTTCTGGGCTAATTGGGCTTCACGGTGCCAGGCCTGGGACGACGAGAAGAGAGGTTTTTCGGCCCAATCCTCCGAGCCCAAGCCCAGCTCCCTCCCCTTCTTTTCATTCCCTCCCCTCACTCGTCTCTACtttgccagccgccgccgccgcccggctcgtCCGCGAcctccaccccgccgccgcccagaTCCAACTCTGCCGTCCCCATccgcgccgtcgtcctccgcctccaGCGCGCTCCTCCGCCCCCCGGTCACCTCGCCCGGCACCACCCGCCACCAGAGTCGCCCCTCCAGGTATCTTCCTCCCCCCACCACTTCTAGCGCCCTCCGGGCATCTTTAGTACTTCA is drawn from Triticum dicoccoides isolate Atlit2015 ecotype Zavitan chromosome 4A, WEW_v2.0, whole genome shotgun sequence and contains these coding sequences:
- the LOC119287993 gene encoding uncharacterized protein LOC119287993; translation: MGASRAAPLRGKLGSLQLSEAEKKGVRITGKQQQQQPCPSPQASGGKIQAVGKLLSEKPAIAQHVGTSLGAVWSPSFGVKCEDLGRNRFLFTFRHEADKEKALDAGPWSFAGHLLVMEDFAPGATTVDELRFDTVPVWVRAYGVPAGSMGRETGELVGEQVGKVLEVDTGANADSTGALFMRIKVRMDITMPIMRFVTCFIHDDEDDMMALGDDEKEEEKIVAFTYENIPDFCYGCGILGHTEKSCPTGSTRTGPGSLGHG